The genomic interval GGAAGCAGACCGGTCAGAGGATCTTGCGGCTCGCATTCTTATTGTGGGCGTCGGAGCTTCCGCCGGGGGGCTGGAGGCCTTCACGCTCTTGCTCAAGCATGTGCCGGTGAACACCGGCATGGGCTTCGTGCTGGTGCAGCATCTGGACCCGGCGCATGAAAGCGCGCTGACGCAGATCCTCGCCAAAGCCACCGGGATGCCGGTACGTGAGGCGGCGGACAACTTGCCGGTCGAACCGAATCACGTCTATATCATCCCGCCCAACAGGAACATGACCATCGCGCAGGGGCGGTTGAAACTTGCGCCGCGCCGGCAGATTGCTGGGTCGCATCGGTCCATTGACGTCTTTTTCGAATCGCTGGCCCAGGATCAACGTGAACGAGCCATCGGCGTGATTCTCTCAGGCACGGCGTCGGACGGCACGCTGGGGTTAGAGGCCATCAAGGCTGAAGGCGGCTTCACGTTGGCGCAGGATGAATCGGCCAAGTACGATTCGATGCCGCGCAGCGCCATGGCGGCGGGCTGTATCGATTTAGTGCTCCCGCCGGAACAGATCGCCAACGAGCTCGCGCGCATCGCCCGGCACCCGGACGTCCTATCCGGCGCGCGGTCCCCGGCCGCCGAAGGCGCCGAAGCGCGGGAGGAGGAAGTGGAAGCGTCCGATACTCCGCCGGTGCGCGGACGAGGGGCGCGACGCGCCGGTGAGGGGGACGGCCTCAAAAAAACTCTTCTTATCTTGCGCAACCACAGCGGCGTGGACTTCTCGCTCTACAAACCCAGCACCGTCCAGCGGCGTATCACCCGGCGGATGGTGCTCAGCAAGATAACCGGGCTGAAGGCCTATGCCGATTTTCTCCGGGGTAACGCCAAGGAGCTCCAGGCGCTTTACTCGGATATGCTCATCAGCGTAACCGGGTTTTTCCGCAACCCGGAAGCCTTCGAGACGCTCAAACGCAAGGTCTTTCCCAAGCTCCTCAAGCAGCAGCGCGACGACCCGCTCCGTTGTTGGGTGTTGGGCTGTTCCACCGGCCAGGAAGCCTATTCCATTGCCATGGCGTTCATGGAATGTGCCGAGGGCGCCGCCCGCCTCCGCAAGATGCAAGTGTTCGCCACCGACTTGAACGACGAGCTGTTGGATAAAGCCCGCGCCGGTCTGTACACCAAAAACCTGGTGCAGGATGTCGCACCCGAACGGCTGCGGCGGTTCTTTCTCGAGGAGGAAGGCGGCTACCGCGTCATCAAGCCCATTCGGGAGATGTGCGTCTTCGCCAGGCAAAACCTGTTGAGCGACCCGCCCTTCTCGCGCATGGACCTGATCGCGTGCCGCAACCTGCTGATTTACCTGGAGCCGAGTTTACAGAAAAAGGTCCTCCCGACCTTCCATTACGCGCTCAAGCCGGAAGGGTTTCTGTTCCTCGGCGTATCCGAATCCATCGGCTCGTTCGCCAACCTGTTTGAACCGATCGATAAAAAACTCAGGATTTACTCCAAAAAAGCCGGACTCACGCCCGCGTTCCATCTGCCTGTTTCGCGCAGTCATCCGGCAGCGAAGCTCCCGGGCGCCGCGAAGGTCGAGCCGCCGGAAGGATATCGCGGCGAGCTCAACGCACAGCGCGAAGCCGATCGCGTGACGGTCAATCACTATGCCCCGCCCGGCGTCTTGATCAACGCGGATTTGGAGATCCTCCAATTCCGCGGTCCGACCGGTCCGTATCTGGAGCCGCCCAAAGGCAAGGCGAGCTTCGATGTGCTGAAGATGGCGCGGGAAGGGTTGATGCTTCCGCTGCGCGCCGCCATCACCAAGGCGAAGAAGCACAACGCAACGGTCCGCAGGGAGGACGTGCGGATCAATCAGAACGGTCACACCCGGACGGTAAACATTGAAGTCACGCCGCTGAAGAATGTGAAGGAGCGGTGCTATTTGATTGTGTTCGAGCCGGCGGAGAAGCGCGGACTCCCTCCCGGCAAGCGGTCTCCGAGGCCCCGTGGCCAAGCGGTCTCGCATCCGGATGCGCGCCGCATCGCCGAGCTGGAAACCGAACTGGGTGAGACTGGCGACTATTTCCAAGCATTGCAAGAGCAGCAGGACGCGGCGAACGAAGAGCTCCAGGCGTCCAGCGAGGAGGTGCAGTCGGCCAACGAGGAATTGCAGAGCATCAACGAAGAGCTGGAAACGTCCAAAGAGGAGTTGGAATCCACCAACGAAGAGCTGACCACCGTCAACGAGGAGGCGGCCAGGCAGAACGTGGAATTGAACCGCCTCAATAGCGACCTGAACAATCTTCACCAGAGCCTCAACCAGGCCATTGTGCTGCTGGGACGCGACCTGACCATCCGGCGCTTCACGCCGCTGGCCGAACGGGCGTTCAACCTGCTAGCGACCGACCTGGGCCGGCCGTTGAGCGGTATCAAACACAACCTCGACTGCCCCGATCTGGAAGAGCTCATCACCGAAGTCATCGACACCGTCAGTGTGCGCGAGCGTGAAGTGCGGGATAAAGCCGGGCGCTGGTGTTCTCTTCGCGTCCGCCCCTACCTGACGCTGGACCACAACAAGATCGACGGCGCGGTGCTGGTGCTGGTGGACATCGATACGCTCAAGCGGAGCGAGCAGGACATCAAAGCCGCCCGCGATGACGCCGAGACCATCCTTCGCACCGCGCCCGACCCGTTCCTGGTCCTGCACGCCGACCTCAGGGTGAACACGGCGAACGACGCCTTCTATAAAACCTTCAACGTTATTCCTGTCGAGTCCGAGGGCCGTTTGATTTATGAATTAGGCAACGGCCAATGGAACATCCCCAAGCTGCGCCTCCTGCTGGAAGACATCCTTCCCCGGAACAGTAGCTTCGACAACTTCGAGATCACGCACGACTTTGCAACCATCGGCCGCCGCACCATGCTGCTCAACGCCCGCAAACTGAGCGACGCTGAGGGCAGGCCCGCGAGAATTCTCCTGGGCATCCAGGACATCACCGAAATCTTGCAGTTCCAGGTTGCAGTGCGGGAAAGCCAGACCCGTTATCAGGCGCTTGTCGACGCCTCCGCGCAAAGTGTCTGGACGGCTGACTCCAACGGCGCAGTAGTGGAAGACTCACCCTCGTGGCGTGCATTCACCGGGCAGACGTACGAGCAATGGAAAGGTTTTGGCTGGCTAGACACGCTGCATCCTGAAGACCGTGAGCGCGTAAGTGAGCTATGGCAGCGCGCAGTCGCGCAACGCACTCCGATGCAAACCCTATATCGCGTCCGGCACGTCAGCGGCGAATGGCGCTGGACGGCGGTGCGAGCCGTTCCCGTGTTGAACCCCGATTGCTCAGTACGCGAATGGGTCGGGATGAACGTCGACATCACCGAGCGCAAGCAGGCGGAGGAAGCGTTGCGCCTACGAAACGACCAGTTCGAGACCCTTCTCAACGAGGCCCCTCTCGGCGTTTACGTGGTCGATTCGGACTTCCGCATACGCCAGATGAACCCCACCGCGCTTCCGGTCTTCGGGAGTATTCCTGACGTGATCGGCCGGGACTTTGACGAGATGATCCACATCCTGTGGCACAAAGAGTACGCCGATGAAATCGTCGAACGATTCCGCCATACGCTCGAAACCGGAGAACCGTACATTGTTCCCGAGCGGATCGAGGAGCGCCGTGACCGCCGGGTGCGCGAGGCCTATGAGTGGCAGATCAACCGCATCCCGCTTCCGGAAGGCCGCTACGGTGTGGTCTGCTATTTCTGGGACATCTCCCGCGAAGTGTTGGCTCGCGAGGCGATCGCGGAGTCCGAGGGGCGGCTGCGTTTCATGGCCGAGTCCATGCCGCAGAAAATCTTCACCGCCAAGCCTAGCGGCGACATCGACTACTTTAACGGCCAATTAATGGAGTTTACCGGACTGACCTTCGAGCAGATTCGCGATTGGGGCTGGCTGCAATTCATTCACCCGGATGATGTGGAGAAAAACATGCGCCGCTGGAAACACTCCATTAATACCGGAAAATATTTTCACCTGGAACATCGCTTCCGACGCAAAGATGGCAAGTATCGCTGGCACTTGAGCCGCGCCCACGCCATGCGCGACGCCGATGGGCAAGTGCTGATGTGGATCGGTTCCAGCACCGATATTGAGGGCCAGAAGCAGACGGAAAGGGCGCTGAAGGAAGCCGATCGCCGCAAGGATGAGTTTCTCGGGATGCTTGCACACGAATTGCGGACCCCGTTGTCGGCGATCTCGAACGTGGCCGAAATCCTGTGGCAGCAGCCCACGTCCGATCGTGAGACCACACGACTCCAGTCAATGCTCACTCACCAAACCCGGACCCTGACCCGCATGGTCGAGGATTTGCTGGATATCTCGCGCATCACCTCCGGGAAGATCCGCCTTGAAAAGGAACTGATTGCGCTCAGCCCCGTGATCGGTCGCGCGGTCGAGAGCACACGCTCGTTGCTGGAGAGTCGCCGGCACGAGCTCATCGTATCCGAACCGGATTCTCCCCTGCGGATCGAAGCGGACGCGGCCCGGCTGGAGCAGATTCTGGTGAATCTCTTGAGCAACGCCGCCAAGTATACCGACCCAGGGGGCCGCATTCACCTCATCGCCAAGGAAGAGAATGGAGGGATGTGCCTGATGGTGCGGGACAACGGCATCGGGATTTCGGCCGAGATGCTGTCGCGTGTTTTCGAGATGTTCACGCAGGTCGACCAGTCTCTCGAACGCACACACGGTGGCCTGGGAATCGGGCTCGCCCTCGTCCGAAGCCTCGTCGAGCAGCATGGGGGCACGATTGAGGCCGAAAGCGCCGGCACGGGCCAAGGCAGCAAGTTTATCGTGCGGTTACCCTTGGGAACGATGCCGCAGCAAGACCAGGGCGCAAGAGGGGTCGCGCCAGTGCAGCCGGCGATCGGACCGGCACGTCGCATCCTCGTCGTGGAGGACAACCAGGATGCTGCGGAAAGCCTCGCGGCCCTGTTAGAGCTGCTGGGCCACGCGGTTCGTTCGGTCCATGACGGCGCGAGCGCCCTTGAAACCGCGGCCGCATTTCGTCCCGATGTCGTGCTGCTGGATATCGGGTTGCCCGACATAAATGGGTACGAGGTGGCGCCTCGCCTAAGACAGCAGCCTGGACTCGAACGGATTGCGCTCGCGGCGCTGACGGGATGGGGTCAGGAAGAAGATCGACTTCGTGCTCGCACCGCCGGGTTTGACCATCACTTCGTCAAACCTATCGATGTTGACGCCCTTCGCGCTTGGCTCGCCTCTGTCGATCCCGCTTGAAGGCACGTTATCCTCAACCTTTCAAGATCAACAGGAGCGAACTCGCCGAGGAAATAATCAGCACCGCGATTCGCGCATAGCCTTGATCGAAGAACCGCGCGATCCGACCCGCGAGGAAATATCCAAGGATACAAGGCTGTTACCGCGCTGCATGTCCAGCAGGACCTGCGGCACGTTCAGCGCAAGTCCGCTCTGCCGCCTCGCGGCGCGGGTGTCATAGAAAAAGCGGATCATTTCCTTGGCCGCGTCGGGCCCTTTAGGATCGGTATACGAGCCGCTGGCACTCCCACCCGACCACGCGTGGCCGGCCCCGTGGACCCTCCACTGCTCTAGGATGGTCTGCCCGCTCGCGTCGTGGTAGATGGCGCGGGTGTAGGCATGGCCATCAGGCACTTGTTGTGCGCCCCATCACGGGCGTGGATCGTCGTCCATTGTACGATGACTTGGTCGCCGTTGCGCGGGTGTACCTTTGTATTGGGACGACCAGCGAGCATCGCTCCGCCCCTGGAACACCGACGTCTCGCTGGCGGCCAGGGGTCGGCCCGCCCTGCTTCATCGCGGTTAGGGCGGAAGGAAGATCGTGGGCGACAGCGTAGGGAAGCCCGGAATGGATGCCGACGGCCGCATAAAGATCGGTGTAGGTTATCCCCATGATCGCGGCCATCGCCCCGCCGGCTGATAGTCCAGCCACGTAGACCCGCCGCGCGTCGACGGGGTAGGTGCCGATGATTCGGCGGGTGATACCGGCATGATGGATGGCTCTCCCTGGTCGCGGCGCTGGTCAGCCGCATTGAACCAATTCCAACACTTCGACCCATTGGCGGCGGACGCCTGGGCGGGATACACCACGAAGCACTGGTGTTCGTCGGCGAGCATATTCATGCCGGTGCCGGCGGCGAAATCGTCGGGAGTCTGCGTACAGCCATGGAGCATGACGACTAAGGGCAGCGTTTGCCCGTGGTAGCCACTGGGGATGTACAGCTTGTAGGTGCGAGTTCCCGCCTGATTGGTGTAGGACCCGGTGAGGAACCGCCCCCCGGTTATCACGTCGCATGCTCTGTCTGGAGCGGGGGCGGGCCGGGATGCCGGCTCGGAGTATCCCCACCAATGCGGACGCCGCGGGGCGCGGAAGCGTGATGGCCCGTGAGCACGCCCTTGGTGTACATCGGCACTGCCAGGCGAAGGGAGGGAGCCGGCATCAATGACACGGAAGGTGCCCTCGATGGGCGCATCCGTGGTCGCACCGGGGGAGTCGGCCGCAGCGTCCGGCGCGACGATGCCTCGCAGCGTGCGTTGAATCGTGACGGTGGCCTCGAGGAGTCCGCGTGCGCGGATCAGGCGGGTGGCTTCGAGCATCCCGGCGCGCATTGCTTCATTCATATCCATTCCTCGTTGTGCTGATTAGTGGATCCGATCGGCTAAGGCAGCCTTGACTGCCGCACTCGCGTGCAAGGCACCCAATACGGTGACGGAATCGATGGTGGTGCGGGCCAGTTCGGGGGACACATCTTGGGCAATGCGGGCCAGACCGAGGACCTGGATCTGGAGCTTCTGTCCGGCCGCCTGCACGGTCTCAAGGGCCTGGCGGCTGAAATCCTGCAGGCCGAGAACCAAGGTCTTGCGGGCCACGGTTAGTTTCACTACCTCGGCATGCGTCGTCAGTTGGTTGCGTATCGCAGTGCGGATGAAGTCAGTGCGGTTGGAATAAAACCCTTCGTGGACCAACAAGTCGATCTGCCCAGATCGATGAACCCGAGGTAATCGTTATTTTCTCGCTGTCGCCTACTTTCGACCGCAGATCATGCACGCTCATACAACCTCCTTTACCATCCTTATACCATCCACATAGATGGTATGATAGCCGGCAGCGTTGCAATGTCAAGAGAGTCAAGCCCATCCTTAGTTGGAATTCGAAGCGGCCCCTGATCATGCTGCGCGCCCTAAATCTTGCCTTCTGTCGTTTCGATCTTTGGTTCTCGTTGCAATGCACCTACTGTCGATCGCCGCCCCCCTTGAAGGCAGCCGTCATCCTCACCCTTTCAAGATCAACACGAGCGCGCTCGCCGAGGAAATAATCAGCACCGCGATGCGCGAATAGCCTTGATCGAAGAACCGGGCGATCCGACCCGCGAGGAAATATCCAAGGATACAGCCCGGCATCAAATAGATCCCCAGCACCAGTTCATGCGTGCTGAATCGGCCGGCGAGATGGAGCAGCATCACCATACCGATGGATGAAAGCAGATACAAAAGCGCCAGGGTCGCGCGCAGGGTCTTGCCTTCTTCATGCTGGTAGAGCAGCGCGAGAGCCGGCGCCCCGATGGCGGCGGTCATGCCCATAAATCCCGACAGAGCACCGGCCATGATCGAATTCACCGGCGTCAGCCGCATCGCAACCCCGAGCCAGCTCACAAGGACTGCGCGGAGAATGAGCATCCCGAAGGCGAGGCCCAGCTTGGCCTGGGGGAGCGACGACAGGCTGACGATACCGGCGACCATTCCGATCAGTAGGCCAACGATCACCTCCCTGAGATGCGCTCGTTTAATATCGCGGCAACCGGTGTAAGTCATTAAAGACGACAAGATCAAGCTGGCGAAAATTACCGGCCCCGGCACCAGATCGAGGCTGATCAAAGCCAGCAATGGAACGACCACGAGCCCGGCGCCGAACCCGGTCGAAGCCTGCAACACCGCGCCGATGGTGATGATGATCACCGTTGCAGCAAAACTGTAAAATGTAAACACCATAGGTAATTTTTACAGGCTAGCCCGTCGAAATTTAAAGCCGATCACGCTTTAACCCGCTCGATCGGTTGTAGTAGGCCTTTGATAACGCGGTGCTATCAGTGCGATCCCTTATAGTCGATGAATCTGGTACGGTCGATGCTGAACCCAGGTATGTCAGTTCGATTTAAGCTTGCAGGAGGATAGCAAATGAACCGCACCAGAGCCGAAGAACGCGCCGAACGCAATCTTATAGAGTCCTTATGGTGGGCCCTGGCGTTGGGGTTAACGGTTATTCTAGGCGCGCAGATTTACAATAGCGTTTCCTGGGAAATCCACAAGGAGGCGCACGGATGTGAGGTCACGGAGTATGTCGACGAGTCGGATTGGACACCGGAAGCCTCAGCATGGTCATGCGCGGATGGCAGCACGCATTTTCGATAGATCGCGTTCCTCCCGGACGCGGGAGCGTCTCCATGAGACCTGGTGTAATTTCCTGTATCGCCAAGTGCAAGCCGCGAAGGGTTCCGTAGGTCAACTAGGTTCCACGGAATGCGATACCTCGCTCTGGCGTGTGACTACGACTGCACCCTGGCCACCAACGGGCAGGTCGATGCAACCACGATAACGGCTTTAGAGCGCCTCCTTGCCTCAGGGAGGCGGTTGCTTCTGGTGACCGGCCGCGAGCTTGAGGATCTCGTGTCCGCGTTCCCTCGCCTGGATCTGTTCGATTGGGTGGTCGCCGAGAACGGCGCTTTACTATATCGACCTTCCACGCGTGAGGAGAAGCTTCTCGCGGATACACCGCCACCAGAGTTTGTCGCCACGCTTCACGAACGAAATGTGCCGTTGTCCGTCGGCCGGGTGATCGTCGCCACGTTCGAACCGCACGAGACTACGGTACTCGAAGTAATTCGAGATCTCGGGCTCGAGCTGCAGGTGATCTTCAACAAGGGCGCGGTAATGGTTTTGCCTTCGGGCGTGAACAAGGCTACAGGCCTTGGCGCGGCGCTCGAGGAGCTGAAGCTTTCAGCGCATAACGTAGTGGGCGTGGGAGATGCCGAGAACGATCATGCGTTTTTGCA from Pseudomonadota bacterium carries:
- a CDS encoding PAS domain S-box protein — its product is MGVGASAGGLEAFTLLLKHVPVNTGMGFVLVQHLDPAHESALTQILAKATGMPVREAADNLPVEPNHVYIIPPNRNMTIAQGRLKLAPRRQIAGSHRSIDVFFESLAQDQRERAIGVILSGTASDGTLGLEAIKAEGGFTLAQDESAKYDSMPRSAMAAGCIDLVLPPEQIANELARIARHPDVLSGARSPAAEGAEAREEEVEASDTPPVRGRGARRAGEGDGLKKTLLILRNHSGVDFSLYKPSTVQRRITRRMVLSKITGLKAYADFLRGNAKELQALYSDMLISVTGFFRNPEAFETLKRKVFPKLLKQQRDDPLRCWVLGCSTGQEAYSIAMAFMECAEGAARLRKMQVFATDLNDELLDKARAGLYTKNLVQDVAPERLRRFFLEEEGGYRVIKPIREMCVFARQNLLSDPPFSRMDLIACRNLLIYLEPSLQKKVLPTFHYALKPEGFLFLGVSESIGSFANLFEPIDKKLRIYSKKAGLTPAFHLPVSRSHPAAKLPGAAKVEPPEGYRGELNAQREADRVTVNHYAPPGVLINADLEILQFRGPTGPYLEPPKGKASFDVLKMAREGLMLPLRAAITKAKKHNATVRREDVRINQNGHTRTVNIEVTPLKNVKERCYLIVFEPAEKRGLPPGKRSPRPRGQAVSHPDARRIAELETELGETGDYFQALQEQQDAANEELQASSEEVQSANEELQSINEELETSKEELESTNEELTTVNEEAARQNVELNRLNSDLNNLHQSLNQAIVLLGRDLTIRRFTPLAERAFNLLATDLGRPLSGIKHNLDCPDLEELITEVIDTVSVREREVRDKAGRWCSLRVRPYLTLDHNKIDGAVLVLVDIDTLKRSEQDIKAARDDAETILRTAPDPFLVLHADLRVNTANDAFYKTFNVIPVESEGRLIYELGNGQWNIPKLRLLLEDILPRNSSFDNFEITHDFATIGRRTMLLNARKLSDAEGRPARILLGIQDITEILQFQVAVRESQTRYQALVDASAQSVWTADSNGAVVEDSPSWRAFTGQTYEQWKGFGWLDTLHPEDRERVSELWQRAVAQRTPMQTLYRVRHVSGEWRWTAVRAVPVLNPDCSVREWVGMNVDITERKQAEEALRLRNDQFETLLNEAPLGVYVVDSDFRIRQMNPTALPVFGSIPDVIGRDFDEMIHILWHKEYADEIVERFRHTLETGEPYIVPERIEERRDRRVREAYEWQINRIPLPEGRYGVVCYFWDISREVLAREAIAESEGRLRFMAESMPQKIFTAKPSGDIDYFNGQLMEFTGLTFEQIRDWGWLQFIHPDDVEKNMRRWKHSINTGKYFHLEHRFRRKDGKYRWHLSRAHAMRDADGQVLMWIGSSTDIEGQKQTERALKEADRRKDEFLGMLAHELRTPLSAISNVAEILWQQPTSDRETTRLQSMLTHQTRTLTRMVEDLLDISRITSGKIRLEKELIALSPVIGRAVESTRSLLESRRHELIVSEPDSPLRIEADAARLEQILVNLLSNAAKYTDPGGRIHLIAKEENGGMCLMVRDNGIGISAEMLSRVFEMFTQVDQSLERTHGGLGIGLALVRSLVEQHGGTIEAESAGTGQGSKFIVRLPLGTMPQQDQGARGVAPVQPAIGPARRILVVEDNQDAAESLAALLELLGHAVRSVHDGASALETAAAFRPDVVLLDIGLPDINGYEVAPRLRQQPGLERIALAALTGWGQEEDRLRARTAGFDHHFVKPIDVDALRAWLASVDPA
- a CDS encoding sulfite exporter TauE/SafE family protein; its protein translation is MIIITIGAVLQASTGFGAGLVVVPLLALISLDLVPGPVIFASLILSSLMTYTGCRDIKRAHLREVIVGLLIGMVAGIVSLSSLPQAKLGLAFGMLILRAVLVSWLGVAMRLTPVNSIMAGALSGFMGMTAAIGAPALALLYQHEEGKTLRATLALLYLLSSIGMVMLLHLAGRFSTHELVLGIYLMPGCILGYFLAGRIARFFDQGYSRIAVLIISSASALVLILKG